The following proteins are co-located in the Aggregatibacter aphrophilus ATCC 33389 genome:
- the hemG gene encoding menaquinone-dependent protoporphyrinogen IX dehydrogenase, translated as MKTLILYSSHDGQTKKIAAYIAEIIKENVDVKSISDVVNLQDYDRIIIGASIRYGHFNKQLYKMLEKHTALLNQKITAFFGVNLTARKPEKSTPETNVYVRKFLQRITWQPTISAVFAGALFYPRYTFLDRVMIQFIMRIMGGETDPKKEIEYTDWQKVRSFSETFLILK; from the coding sequence ATGAAAACGCTTATTTTATATTCAAGTCATGATGGGCAAACTAAGAAAATTGCTGCCTATATTGCGGAAATTATCAAAGAAAATGTTGATGTTAAATCAATTAGCGATGTGGTTAATCTTCAAGATTATGATCGTATTATTATTGGTGCATCAATTCGTTACGGGCATTTCAATAAACAACTTTATAAAATGTTGGAAAAACACACCGCACTTTTAAATCAAAAGATTACCGCTTTTTTTGGTGTCAATTTAACTGCTCGCAAACCGGAAAAATCCACACCGGAAACTAACGTCTATGTGCGTAAATTTTTACAACGAATCACTTGGCAACCAACGATTTCTGCGGTTTTTGCCGGTGCGTTGTTTTACCCGCGCTATACGTTTTTGGATCGTGTAATGATCCAATTTATTATGCGAATAATGGGTGGGGAAACGGATCCGAAAAAAGAGATCGAGTATACCGACTGGCAAAAAGTGCGGTCGTTTTCAGAAACGTTTTTGATCTTGAAATAA
- a CDS encoding TrkH family potassium uptake protein produces MHILSILRIVGILVMCFSCTMLLPAFVALLYGDGGGKAFIQSFVMSAIAGAILWWACHHHKEELRSREGFLIVVAFWVVMGSLGAIPFLLFEAPDLTISSAFFESFSGLTTTGATTIIGLDQLPKAILFYRQLLQWLGGMGIIVLAVAIIPLLGIGGMSLYRAEISGPVKENKMRPRITETAKTLWFIYASLTTLCALAYWFAGMSPFDAISHSFSTVSIGGFSTHDNSMAYFNSSAVNLITIVFLLISACNYALHFNAFSQLGKRNILSSYFRDPEFRFFIFIQSILVVVCFVILLTNHHFNDTLQSLEHAAFQSVSISSTAGYTTSSFDQWPVFLPILLVFASFIGGCAGSTGGGLKVIRILVLYLQGKRELNRLIHPNLVYPIKLGKRVLDERVIQSIWAFFSAYLLVFVICLLGVISCGVETFDAFNAVIACLNNVGPALGSVSSNFVSIPDEAKWILTLAMVCGRLEIFSLLVLFTPAFWKS; encoded by the coding sequence GTGCATATTTTATCTATTTTACGTATTGTCGGAATTTTAGTGATGTGCTTTTCATGCACCATGTTATTGCCGGCATTTGTGGCGTTGCTTTACGGTGATGGCGGCGGTAAGGCCTTTATCCAGTCCTTTGTCATGAGTGCCATCGCCGGTGCGATTTTATGGTGGGCATGTCATCACCACAAAGAAGAGTTACGTTCGCGCGAGGGGTTCTTGATCGTTGTTGCTTTCTGGGTTGTGATGGGCAGTCTAGGGGCGATCCCATTCCTTTTATTTGAGGCCCCTGATTTAACCATTTCTTCCGCATTTTTTGAGTCTTTTTCCGGTTTAACGACGACCGGTGCTACTACAATCATAGGATTGGATCAGTTGCCTAAAGCGATTTTATTCTATCGCCAGTTATTGCAGTGGCTAGGCGGCATGGGGATCATTGTACTCGCGGTGGCGATTATTCCATTGTTGGGGATTGGCGGGATGTCGCTGTATCGCGCAGAAATTTCCGGGCCGGTAAAAGAAAATAAAATGCGTCCACGGATTACCGAGACCGCGAAAACATTGTGGTTTATTTATGCGTCATTAACTACACTATGTGCTCTAGCCTATTGGTTCGCAGGAATGTCGCCGTTTGATGCGATTAGTCACAGTTTCTCTACGGTTTCTATCGGCGGATTTTCTACTCACGATAATAGCATGGCCTATTTCAATAGCTCAGCCGTTAACCTAATTACGATTGTATTTTTACTTATCTCCGCTTGTAACTACGCCTTACATTTTAATGCGTTTTCTCAACTTGGTAAGCGTAATATTCTGTCAAGTTATTTTCGTGACCCGGAATTTCGTTTCTTTATTTTTATTCAGTCGATCTTAGTGGTGGTGTGCTTCGTCATATTGCTTACCAATCATCATTTTAATGATACTTTGCAAAGTTTAGAGCATGCTGCCTTCCAATCGGTTTCTATTTCCAGTACGGCAGGCTACACCACATCAAGTTTTGACCAGTGGCCGGTATTTTTACCAATTCTGCTAGTATTTGCTTCTTTTATTGGTGGTTGTGCAGGTTCTACCGGCGGGGGATTAAAAGTTATACGCATACTTGTCCTTTATTTACAAGGAAAGCGGGAATTGAATCGCTTGATTCACCCTAATTTGGTTTATCCTATAAAGTTAGGCAAACGGGTACTAGACGAACGGGTGATTCAGAGTATTTGGGCGTTTTTCTCTGCCTATTTACTAGTCTTTGTTATTTGTTTATTAGGTGTGATTAGCTGTGGGGTTGAGACCTTCGATGCATTTAACGCAGTTATTGCATGTTTAAATAATGTAGGTCCCGCATTGGGTAGTGTGAGTAGCAACTTCGTGAGCATTCCTGATGAAGCCAAATGGATTCTCACGCTTGCCATGGTATGCGGACGGTTAGAAATTTTTTCATTATTAGTGCTATTTACGCCGGCTTTTTGGAAATCATAA
- the tusA gene encoding sulfurtransferase TusA — MDNIKITQTLDTIGLRCPEPVMLIRKHIRHLQDGDVLLMLADDPATTRDIPSFCQFMDHTLLHSETTQPPFRYWVKKGK; from the coding sequence ATGGATAATATAAAAATCACACAAACACTTGATACCATTGGCCTACGCTGCCCTGAGCCGGTAATGTTGATTCGTAAGCACATTCGACATCTGCAAGACGGTGATGTGCTTTTGATGTTAGCCGACGACCCTGCAACAACCCGTGATATTCCAAGTTTCTGTCAGTTTATGGATCATACCTTGCTACATAGCGAAACCACACAACCGCCCTTTCGTTATTGGGTGAAAAAAGGGAAATAG
- the ubiK gene encoding ubiquinone biosynthesis accessory factor UbiK — MLNPKKIEHIIQQIQDNLPKGIKDLGQDAEAKVKQVLQAQLSKLDIVIREEFDVQTQVLMRTREKLTALEKRVEELLGEKAQ; from the coding sequence ATGCTAAATCCGAAAAAAATAGAGCATATCATACAACAAATTCAAGATAATTTACCTAAAGGGATTAAAGACTTAGGCCAAGATGCCGAAGCGAAAGTAAAACAAGTTTTACAGGCGCAATTGTCAAAATTGGATATTGTGATCCGAGAAGAATTTGACGTGCAAACCCAAGTGTTAATGCGTACACGCGAGAAATTGACGGCACTGGAAAAGCGCGTTGAGGAACTGCTTGGCGAAAAAGCACAATAA
- the nadR gene encoding multifunctional transcriptional regulator/nicotinamide-nucleotide adenylyltransferase/ribosylnicotinamide kinase NadR: MSTFQYLQEKRKKLNLKVNDICQQANITRAYFNQLVSGKIKNPSATKLTALHRVLQIHEPNNKKIGVIFGKFYPVHTGHINMIYEAFSKVDEVHVIVCSDTERDLKLFYDSKMKRMPTVQDRLRWMQQIFKYQKDHIFIHHLVEDGITSYPNGWPEWASRVKELFKEKGFTPSVVFSSEVQDKAPYEKYLNLEVSLVDPKREFFNVSATKIRNHPFHYWKFIPKEVRPFFAKTIAILGGESSGKSVLVNKLATVFNTTSAWEYGREFVFEQLGGNEQAMQYSDYPQMALGHQRYIDYAVRHAHKVAIIDTDFITTQAFCIQYEGKAHPFLDSMIKEYPFDVTILLNNNTQWVDDGLRSLGSQKQRQRFQQLLKKLLDKYNVPYIEIESPSYLERYNQVKAIVEKILNEEDLPELNSDHPHSIF, from the coding sequence ATGTCAACTTTCCAATACTTACAAGAAAAACGTAAGAAGCTTAATCTTAAAGTGAATGATATTTGCCAACAGGCCAATATTACCCGTGCTTATTTCAATCAGTTGGTGAGCGGAAAAATTAAGAATCCCAGCGCCACAAAATTAACCGCGCTACATCGTGTGCTACAAATTCACGAACCGAATAACAAAAAAATTGGTGTTATTTTCGGCAAATTTTACCCTGTCCACACAGGTCACATTAATATGATTTATGAAGCCTTCAGTAAAGTGGATGAAGTGCACGTTATTGTGTGTAGCGACACGGAGCGGGATTTGAAACTGTTTTATGATAGCAAAATGAAACGGATGCCAACGGTGCAAGATCGTTTACGCTGGATGCAACAAATTTTCAAATATCAAAAAGATCATATTTTTATTCATCATTTGGTAGAAGATGGCATCACCAGCTACCCTAACGGTTGGCCGGAATGGGCAAGTCGGGTAAAAGAGTTATTCAAAGAAAAAGGCTTTACGCCAAGCGTAGTCTTCAGCAGTGAAGTGCAAGATAAAGCGCCTTACGAAAAATATTTAAATCTGGAAGTCTCTTTAGTGGATCCTAAACGGGAATTCTTTAATGTCTCCGCGACAAAAATTCGTAATCACCCTTTCCATTATTGGAAATTTATCCCGAAAGAAGTGCGCCCGTTCTTCGCCAAAACCATTGCAATTTTAGGTGGCGAAAGCAGCGGGAAAAGCGTTCTGGTCAACAAATTAGCCACCGTATTTAATACCACATCCGCATGGGAATATGGCCGTGAATTCGTGTTTGAACAACTGGGTGGCAACGAGCAGGCAATGCAATATTCCGATTATCCGCAAATGGCATTAGGGCATCAACGTTACATTGACTATGCTGTGCGTCACGCTCACAAAGTCGCCATTATCGATACGGATTTCATCACCACGCAAGCCTTCTGTATTCAATATGAAGGCAAAGCCCATCCGTTTTTGGATTCCATGATTAAAGAATATCCTTTCGATGTCACCATTTTGCTCAACAACAATACGCAATGGGTAGATGACGGTTTGCGTAGCTTGGGTAGCCAAAAACAACGCCAACGTTTCCAACAACTATTGAAAAAATTGCTCGATAAATACAATGTGCCTTACATTGAAATTGAATCACCGAGTTATTTGGAGCGTTATAACCAAGTAAAAGCGATCGTTGAAAAAATTCTAAACGAAGAAGATTTACCGGAATTAAACAGCGACCATCCGCATTCTATTTTCTAA
- a CDS encoding metallophosphoesterase family protein: protein MILFAGDPHGSFDHLYPFLQAHKDIALVILGDLQLTTPEPLEKLAQLADLWFIHGNHDSKTTAAFESLWGTEWKHRNLHGRVQNIQGKRIAGLGGVFRGQIWMPPNKPMFFDPIHYCQYCSQERIWRGGAPLRHRTSIFPSDIEALETQQADILICHEAPKPHPTGFEVINQLAEKMGVQQIYHGHHHENFDYAGSKHHYQIINVGFRSLCDEAGRYLYVGVDDRAL from the coding sequence ATGATTTTATTTGCGGGCGATCCCCACGGCAGTTTTGACCACCTTTACCCATTTTTGCAAGCCCACAAGGATATTGCCTTGGTGATACTTGGTGATTTGCAACTCACAACGCCCGAACCGTTGGAAAAGCTCGCTCAGCTCGCTGATTTGTGGTTCATTCACGGCAATCACGACAGCAAAACGACGGCGGCGTTTGAATCCTTATGGGGGACAGAATGGAAGCATCGCAACTTGCATGGACGGGTGCAGAACATTCAAGGTAAACGGATTGCCGGTTTAGGCGGTGTCTTTCGCGGACAAATTTGGATGCCACCGAATAAACCGATGTTTTTTGATCCCATCCATTATTGCCAATATTGTTCTCAGGAAAGAATTTGGCGGGGTGGCGCGCCGTTGCGGCATCGCACCTCGATTTTCCCATCAGATATTGAAGCGTTGGAAACTCAACAAGCGGATATTTTAATTTGTCACGAAGCGCCAAAACCACATCCAACCGGCTTTGAGGTGATTAATCAACTGGCGGAAAAAATGGGCGTACAACAAATTTACCATGGCCACCACCATGAGAATTTTGATTACGCAGGATCCAAACATCATTATCAAATTATCAACGTCGGTTTTCGCAGTCTATGCGACGAAGCCGGTCGTTATCTTTATGTCGGCGTGGATGACAGAGCATTATAA
- a CDS encoding aromatic amino acid transporter yields MLLKNKTLGSALIIAGTAIGAGMLAMPLTSAGIGFGFTAALLIGLWLLLAYSGLLFVEVYQTAKRKDDGVATLTEKYFGIPGRIISTVSLFILLYALSAAYMTGGGEVLASALPENFFGEGDANLKASILIFTILLGAFVVIGTKGVDGITRLLFSGKILVFILVLAMMLPKIAPANLMEMPLDYALILSAGPVFFTSYGFHVVMGSINNYLDGDVKRFRMAIIIGTAIPLCAYLLWQLATHGIFSQNEFIAILKENPSITGLINATKTLTSSDMLSSILPVFYSLALITSFLGVALGLFEGLNDLFKRTKIPANRLSLTATTFIPPLIFALFYPNGFIAALGYAGLLCAFYCLILPIGLAWRTRQQYKDLPYRVAGGNLMLVLALIVGLLIIAILFLMESGVLPKVVG; encoded by the coding sequence ATGTTATTAAAAAATAAAACACTAGGTAGCGCCTTAATCATTGCAGGAACCGCCATTGGTGCCGGGATGTTGGCGATGCCGCTTACTTCGGCCGGGATCGGTTTTGGTTTCACCGCCGCATTATTAATCGGACTTTGGTTACTTCTTGCCTACAGCGGACTGCTTTTTGTTGAAGTGTACCAAACCGCCAAACGCAAAGATGACGGCGTAGCCACCTTAACAGAAAAATACTTCGGCATTCCGGGGCGCATCATCTCAACGGTGTCTTTATTTATCTTACTTTATGCCTTATCTGCGGCCTACATGACCGGCGGTGGTGAAGTCTTAGCCAGTGCCTTACCGGAAAACTTCTTCGGCGAAGGCGATGCCAATTTAAAAGCCTCTATTTTGATTTTTACCATTCTTTTAGGCGCCTTTGTGGTCATCGGCACCAAAGGCGTGGACGGTATTACCCGCTTACTGTTTTCAGGCAAAATTTTGGTGTTCATTTTAGTGCTCGCCATGATGTTGCCGAAAATTGCACCGGCAAATCTCATGGAAATGCCTTTAGATTATGCGTTAATTTTGTCTGCCGGTCCGGTGTTTTTCACCTCTTACGGTTTCCACGTGGTCATGGGCAGCATTAATAATTATTTGGATGGCGATGTTAAACGCTTCAGAATGGCGATTATTATCGGTACCGCCATTCCGCTTTGCGCTTACCTATTATGGCAATTAGCCACTCACGGCATCTTCAGTCAAAATGAATTTATTGCCATTTTAAAAGAAAACCCAAGCATCACCGGCTTAATTAACGCCACCAAAACGTTAACCAGCAGTGATATGTTAAGTAGCATTCTTCCAGTGTTTTATTCGCTTGCCTTAATCACCTCCTTTTTAGGCGTGGCACTCGGTTTATTTGAAGGCTTAAATGACTTATTCAAACGGACAAAAATCCCGGCGAATCGTCTTAGCCTCACCGCTACCACCTTCATTCCGCCGCTAATCTTCGCGTTGTTCTACCCGAACGGATTTATCGCCGCCCTAGGCTACGCCGGTTTATTGTGTGCCTTCTACTGTCTCATTTTACCTATCGGCTTGGCATGGCGAACCAGACAACAATACAAAGATCTGCCCTATCGCGTAGCCGGCGGCAATCTCATGCTGGTGCTTGCCTTGATCGTCGGCCTCTTAATTATCGCCATTCTTTTCCTGATGGAATCCGGTGTTCTACCAAAAGTGGTGGGTTAA
- a CDS encoding ComEA family DNA-binding protein, whose protein sequence is MKPLKSLLALAVAMTVSTTVLAEESVLSDVKNNAKAAWQTVKTEAKDVGGQVKEGAIKVKDGAVEVKDKVANKMKSAKEATKETFTEAKDTTKEKFAEAKDATKEKFTEAKDVTKEKFSEGKKAVKRQFKNEQPAQVEEKSTVKEGAKSTATRSKKVDINSADAATLQSLSGIGEVKAKAIIEYREKNGKIKNLEELS, encoded by the coding sequence GAAACCATTAAAATCTCTGCTTGCTTTAGCCGTCGCCATGACAGTATCCACAACCGTATTGGCGGAAGAAAGTGTGTTATCGGATGTGAAAAATAATGCCAAAGCTGCGTGGCAAACGGTGAAGACCGAAGCTAAAGATGTTGGTGGCCAAGTGAAAGAGGGCGCCATTAAAGTGAAAGATGGGGCAGTGGAAGTTAAAGACAAAGTTGCCAATAAAATGAAATCGGCAAAAGAGGCAACGAAAGAGACCTTTACAGAAGCCAAAGACACCACTAAAGAAAAATTCGCTGAAGCCAAAGATGCGACCAAGGAAAAATTTACCGAAGCCAAAGATGTGACGAAAGAGAAATTTTCTGAAGGTAAGAAAGCGGTAAAACGCCAATTTAAAAATGAACAGCCGGCGCAAGTTGAAGAAAAATCGACCGTAAAAGAGGGTGCCAAATCGACTGCAACCCGTAGCAAAAAAGTAGATATTAACAGTGCCGATGCGGCAACGTTGCAAAGCCTGTCCGGCATTGGTGAGGTAAAAGCCAAAGCGATTATTGAATATCGTGAGAAAAACGGCAAAATCAAAAACTTGGAAGAGTTATCCTAG